In a single window of the Carnobacterium gallinarum DSM 4847 genome:
- a CDS encoding lactate/malate family dehydrogenase has protein sequence MGRGHLSKVMIAGSNESAYDFAFLSMIKMQVKELVLLNLPGLEKEVFEDLSYTESIFSNGALKIGNEKDFQDTDLLVITATEEPIEGETDHDYLKRNIKLVRKIINQAMANSFDGMVIVASEPTDIFTYLIWKFSGLPKERIFGIGTYFDTIYFQNMLSKFFKISVRDVKGYIVGGSEKNQKVAIWSRAYVGGTPVLGLTVNPDNDFDQDVMFDMEEKILKRSEALKEMDSGYTIAAILSKILQLISNNEEAIVPLVHLVDIDDYKGIPLSLPILLGENGLSASYELGFSDSEKQEILLVAKEVREKLDFIEQGK, from the coding sequence ATGGGTAGAGGTCATCTGAGTAAAGTGATGATTGCAGGTTCCAATGAATCAGCCTATGATTTCGCATTCTTAAGCATGATTAAGATGCAAGTTAAAGAGTTGGTCTTGTTGAATTTGCCAGGATTGGAGAAGGAGGTTTTTGAAGATTTAAGCTATACAGAATCTATTTTTTCCAATGGCGCTTTGAAGATTGGCAACGAGAAAGACTTTCAAGATACGGATCTTTTAGTGATTACCGCCACTGAAGAACCAATTGAAGGAGAAACAGACCATGATTATTTAAAACGAAATATCAAGCTAGTTCGTAAGATCATTAACCAAGCAATGGCTAATAGTTTTGATGGTATGGTGATTGTAGCTAGTGAACCTACAGATATTTTTACGTATTTAATCTGGAAGTTTTCAGGACTACCAAAAGAACGTATTTTTGGAATTGGCACGTATTTTGATACAATCTATTTTCAAAATATGTTAAGTAAGTTTTTCAAAATTTCTGTTCGTGATGTAAAAGGGTATATTGTTGGCGGTAGTGAGAAGAATCAAAAGGTTGCTATTTGGAGCCGAGCGTATGTTGGAGGTACACCGGTGCTTGGTTTAACGGTAAATCCTGATAATGATTTTGATCAAGATGTGATGTTTGATATGGAAGAAAAGATTTTGAAGCGAAGTGAAGCTTTGAAAGAAATGGACTCCGGTTATACGATTGCTGCGATTTTGTCTAAGATCCTTCAGTTGATTAGCAACAATGAAGAAGCCATTGTTCCGTTGGTTCATTTAGTAGATATTGATGATTATAAAGGGATTCCGTTATCATTGCCAATATTATTAGGTGAAAATGGTCTTAGTGCTAGCTACGAGTTGGGTTTTTCAGATAGTGAAAAACAAGAAATTCTACTGGTTGCTAAGGAAGTTCGAGAAAAATTAGATTTTATTGAACAAGGGAAGTAA
- a CDS encoding UPF0223 family protein: MDKSYSYPIDLDWSQEEMVQVIDLWRMVELAYEKGINREEFLKKYQTFKKVIPAIGEEKKWGREFESISGYSLYKVVKEAKESNYKTIKL; this comes from the coding sequence ATGGATAAGAGTTATAGTTACCCAATTGATTTAGATTGGTCACAAGAAGAAATGGTTCAAGTCATTGACCTCTGGCGAATGGTTGAGTTAGCCTATGAAAAAGGGATTAATCGTGAAGAATTTTTGAAAAAGTATCAGACTTTTAAAAAAGTAATTCCAGCTATCGGCGAAGAAAAAAAATGGGGCAGGGAGTTTGAATCAATTTCAGGCTATTCTTTGTATAAAGTTGTAAAGGAAGCTAAAGAAAGCAATTATAAGACGATTAAATTATAA
- a CDS encoding inositol monophosphatase family protein, whose amino-acid sequence MITQQDMDKMIRGWIQEAAEAIKQSFSTELIIAEKSDRNDLVTNMDKATEIFFIEKIRHYFPEDRILGEEGNGDSIEDLAGRVWIIDPIDGTLNFVKQQADFAIMIGFYQDGVGKMGYIYDVMADEFYWGIKGEGAFLNGERLPKVKDISLREGLIALSSGMIGSSKYSSREMVIASSGVRMLGSAGVETARVVMGRMAAYITHRLQPWDIAAGKVIAEEVGLMYTQLNGEPIDLLTKSATLVATPSAHQEIVTIYLKNQK is encoded by the coding sequence ATGATAACGCAACAAGATATGGATAAAATGATAAGGGGTTGGATTCAGGAAGCGGCAGAAGCAATTAAGCAGTCATTTTCAACAGAGTTAATTATTGCTGAAAAATCAGATCGTAATGATTTAGTTACGAATATGGATAAAGCTACTGAGATTTTTTTTATTGAGAAAATTCGTCATTATTTTCCGGAAGATCGCATTTTAGGGGAAGAAGGCAATGGCGACTCTATTGAGGATTTAGCCGGGCGTGTTTGGATTATCGATCCAATTGATGGTACTTTGAATTTCGTGAAGCAACAAGCTGATTTTGCAATTATGATTGGGTTTTATCAAGATGGTGTTGGAAAAATGGGGTACATTTATGATGTCATGGCGGATGAGTTTTATTGGGGAATCAAAGGAGAAGGAGCTTTTCTCAATGGCGAACGGTTACCTAAAGTGAAAGATATTTCTCTAAGAGAGGGATTGATTGCTCTTAGTAGTGGTATGATTGGTTCTTCAAAATATTCTTCGAGAGAAATGGTGATAGCAAGTTCTGGTGTTCGGATGCTAGGTTCTGCTGGGGTAGAAACGGCACGTGTTGTAATGGGACGAATGGCTGCATATATAACCCATCGCTTACAACCTTGGGATATTGCTGCCGGCAAAGTCATCGCAGAGGAAGTTGGGTTAATGTACACTCAACTGAATGGAGAACCGATTGATTTGCTGACTAAAAGTGCAACTTTGGTAGCGACTCCAAGTGCACATCAAGAAATTGTTACTATCTATTTAAAGAATCAAAAGTAA
- the acnA gene encoding aconitate hydratase AcnA, translating into MSIYNKESEAFFKLKGNKYHYYQLAFLEGELGVSIQKLPFSIRVLLESLLRQAGENGITQQHIQKLATWSNKDKNDGEVPFKPARVILQDFTGVPAIVDLASLRKTIADLGGDPTTINPEIPVDLVVDHSVQVDAAGTSNALQLNMKMEFQRNEERYRFLSWAQKAFDNYRVVPPATGIVHQVNIEYLATVVTAKQLDAENYLVYPDSLVGTDSHTTMVNALGVLGWGVGGIEAEASMLGEPSYFPIPDVVGVRFMNELSDGATATDLALKVTQVLREQKVVGKFVEFFGPGLRSLTLADRGTVANMAPEYGATCGFFPVDEETLNYLRLTGRDPEHIEMTQQYLKLNQLFYVPNETENPDYTSVIELDLSQIEANLAGPKRPQDLVPLSNMKTDFKRAVLVEEGTSGFGLKASEFEKAIPVELKNEIFTMKTGALGIAAITSCTNTSNPFVMLSAGLVAKKAVELGLEVPAYVKTSLAPGSKVVTGYLEKSGLLPYLDQLGFNLVGYGCTTCIGNSGPLQEEVEEAIKDNDLLVSAVLSGNRNFEGRIHPLVKANYLASPPLVVLYALAGTVDVDLVNEPIGTAKDGSSVYFSDIWPKRVEIESLIQNYVTPELFKKEYQHVFSDNPDWNAIETSDEALYPWDVDSTYIANPPYFDGMSMEPKAIQPLKDLAVLAKFGESVTTDHISPAGSIGPNSPAGKYLQEKGITIRNFNSYGSRRGHHEVMMRGTLANIRIRNQLVPNTEGGVTIYAPTNEEMSIYDAAMRYQKIGKGLLILAGSDYGMGSSRDWAAKGVQLLGVKAVIAKSYERIHRSNLVMMGVLPLQYQASEDAESLGLTGKEAFTIEIQDDIGLLGSVQVTAVKEDGSKIRFDTIVRFDSEVDLTYYRHGGILPMVVRKKLKMS; encoded by the coding sequence GTGAGCATTTATAACAAGGAATCAGAAGCTTTTTTCAAATTAAAGGGAAATAAGTATCATTATTATCAACTAGCATTTTTAGAAGGGGAATTAGGGGTTTCAATTCAAAAGTTACCATTTTCAATTCGTGTTTTACTTGAATCATTGCTTAGACAGGCTGGAGAAAATGGTATTACGCAACAACATATACAAAAATTGGCAACATGGTCGAATAAAGATAAGAATGATGGAGAAGTTCCTTTTAAACCGGCAAGAGTCATTTTACAGGATTTTACAGGAGTTCCGGCGATTGTTGATTTAGCTTCATTACGAAAAACAATTGCTGATTTAGGTGGCGATCCAACAACAATTAATCCTGAAATACCAGTGGATTTAGTCGTGGATCATTCTGTTCAAGTAGATGCAGCAGGTACAAGTAATGCTTTGCAATTAAATATGAAAATGGAATTTCAGAGAAATGAAGAACGTTATCGCTTTTTAAGTTGGGCACAAAAAGCTTTTGATAATTATCGAGTGGTTCCTCCTGCGACTGGAATTGTTCACCAAGTGAATATAGAATATTTGGCGACAGTTGTTACTGCTAAGCAATTAGATGCTGAAAATTATTTGGTTTATCCGGATAGTTTGGTTGGTACAGATTCCCATACAACGATGGTAAACGCTTTAGGTGTTTTAGGTTGGGGCGTAGGCGGAATTGAGGCAGAAGCAAGTATGCTAGGTGAGCCTTCTTACTTTCCAATTCCAGATGTAGTTGGTGTACGATTTATGAATGAATTATCAGATGGAGCAACGGCAACTGATTTAGCGTTGAAAGTAACCCAAGTATTACGAGAGCAAAAGGTAGTTGGAAAATTTGTTGAATTTTTCGGTCCGGGTTTACGTTCATTGACACTGGCTGATCGTGGAACAGTAGCAAATATGGCTCCTGAATATGGTGCAACTTGTGGCTTTTTCCCAGTAGATGAAGAGACATTAAACTACTTACGTTTAACTGGACGGGACCCAGAGCATATTGAAATGACACAGCAGTATTTAAAATTAAATCAATTATTTTATGTTCCCAATGAAACTGAAAATCCAGATTATACATCAGTGATTGAACTAGATTTAAGTCAGATTGAAGCTAATTTAGCTGGTCCTAAACGTCCGCAAGATTTGGTTCCACTTTCTAATATGAAAACTGATTTTAAACGGGCAGTCTTAGTTGAGGAAGGTACTAGTGGTTTTGGTTTAAAAGCTAGTGAATTTGAGAAAGCAATTCCAGTTGAACTGAAAAATGAAATTTTTACTATGAAAACAGGTGCTTTAGGAATTGCAGCAATTACATCTTGTACAAATACATCGAATCCTTTTGTTATGTTAAGCGCTGGTTTAGTGGCGAAGAAAGCGGTTGAATTAGGATTGGAAGTTCCAGCTTATGTGAAAACATCTCTAGCTCCAGGTTCAAAAGTTGTTACTGGCTATTTAGAAAAATCCGGCTTACTGCCTTATTTGGATCAATTAGGTTTTAATCTTGTTGGATATGGATGTACAACATGTATTGGGAATTCTGGACCTTTGCAGGAAGAAGTGGAGGAAGCCATTAAAGATAATGACCTTTTAGTGTCGGCAGTTTTAAGTGGTAATCGAAATTTTGAAGGGCGGATTCATCCGTTAGTTAAAGCTAATTATTTAGCTTCACCACCATTAGTTGTATTGTATGCTTTAGCAGGAACTGTAGATGTGGATTTGGTAAATGAACCTATCGGAACAGCTAAAGATGGGAGTTCGGTATATTTCAGTGACATTTGGCCAAAACGGGTAGAGATTGAGTCGCTTATTCAAAACTATGTGACTCCTGAATTGTTTAAGAAAGAATATCAACATGTTTTTAGTGATAACCCAGATTGGAATGCAATTGAAACTAGTGATGAGGCTCTTTATCCGTGGGATGTAGATTCAACGTATATTGCCAATCCGCCTTATTTTGATGGAATGTCAATGGAACCTAAAGCGATTCAACCATTAAAGGATTTAGCTGTTCTAGCTAAATTTGGTGAGTCAGTTACTACTGATCATATCTCGCCAGCTGGTAGTATTGGACCGAATAGTCCTGCTGGAAAATATTTACAAGAAAAAGGCATCACGATTCGGAATTTCAATTCCTATGGTTCTCGACGAGGTCACCATGAAGTTATGATGCGTGGAACGTTAGCGAATATCCGAATTCGTAATCAACTTGTCCCGAACACAGAAGGTGGAGTGACTATTTATGCTCCGACTAATGAAGAAATGTCAATTTATGACGCGGCGATGCGTTATCAAAAAATCGGGAAAGGTTTGCTGATTTTAGCAGGTTCTGATTATGGAATGGGCTCTTCTCGAGATTGGGCAGCAAAAGGAGTTCAACTGTTAGGTGTTAAAGCGGTTATTGCTAAAAGTTATGAACGAATTCATCGGTCTAATTTAGTTATGATGGGTGTTTTGCCTTTGCAATATCAAGCTAGTGAAGATGCTGAAAGTTTAGGGCTAACGGGTAAAGAAGCCTTTACGATTGAGATTCAAGATGATATTGGACTTTTAGGAAGCGTTCAAGTGACCGCGGTTAAAGAAGATGGTTCCAAAATTCGATTTGATACAATTGTACGATTTGATTCAGAAGTGGATTTAACATACTATCGCCATGGTGGAATTTTACCGATGGTAGTTCGTAAAAAACTGAAAATGAGCTAA
- a CDS encoding citrate/2-methylcitrate synthase produces MKIYKGLAGVVVSETQISSIVDNQLLFAGYNIDELVTKGVSFEEVVYLLWHLKMPMEEEFQIFTTQLKENCELSDTIITCLKIQTRQNLHPMSVLRSTISLLGVFDPKAEEIDSETIYEQSLSLQAKIPTIIAAYSRLRVGLDPISPRMDISFSANFLYMLTGEEASPMMVAAMNESLVLHADHDLNASTFTARVCASTLSDIYSCITAAIGSLKGPLHGGANERVFDMLVEIENGELSVAEYLDQKLDRREKVMGFGHRVYKTEDPRKKHLKALAKKLATITGKEQWYILSCEVEEYLKTTKGLIPNVDFYSATVYHCLGINRDLFTLIFAMSRVSGWLGHISEQKNEDCLIRPRSQYVGPKNQVYQPINNQVVVGGVDI; encoded by the coding sequence ATGAAGATTTATAAAGGGTTAGCAGGAGTTGTTGTTTCAGAAACACAAATTAGTTCGATTGTTGATAACCAGCTTCTTTTTGCAGGTTATAACATTGATGAATTAGTTACAAAAGGTGTTTCCTTTGAAGAAGTTGTTTATTTGTTATGGCATTTGAAGATGCCTATGGAAGAAGAATTTCAGATTTTTACAACGCAGTTAAAAGAAAACTGTGAATTATCTGACACAATCATTACATGTTTAAAAATACAAACGCGCCAAAATCTTCATCCAATGAGTGTCCTTCGATCAACGATTTCATTATTAGGTGTATTTGATCCAAAGGCAGAAGAGATAGATTCTGAGACTATTTATGAACAGAGTCTTTCTTTACAAGCAAAAATACCGACAATTATTGCCGCTTATTCGCGCTTGAGAGTTGGGCTAGATCCGATTTCACCACGAATGGATATATCTTTTTCTGCTAATTTTCTTTATATGTTGACAGGAGAGGAAGCAAGTCCGATGATGGTAGCGGCTATGAATGAATCTCTGGTGTTACATGCGGATCATGATTTAAATGCAAGTACCTTTACTGCTCGTGTATGCGCTTCTACATTGTCAGATATTTATTCGTGTATTACTGCAGCGATTGGTTCTCTTAAAGGACCACTTCATGGTGGAGCAAATGAGCGCGTTTTTGATATGTTAGTTGAAATTGAAAATGGAGAGTTAAGTGTTGCTGAATATTTGGATCAAAAGTTAGATCGACGCGAAAAAGTTATGGGATTTGGTCATCGAGTGTATAAAACGGAGGATCCACGTAAAAAACATTTAAAAGCATTAGCGAAAAAATTGGCGACGATTACTGGAAAAGAGCAGTGGTATATTCTATCATGTGAAGTTGAGGAATATTTAAAAACAACGAAAGGACTAATTCCTAATGTCGATTTTTATTCAGCGACAGTTTATCACTGCTTAGGAATTAATCGTGATTTATTTACTTTAATCTTTGCTATGAGTCGAGTTTCAGGCTGGTTAGGTCATATTTCTGAACAGAAAAATGAGGATTGTTTGATCCGTCCTCGTTCTCAATATGTAGGACCGAAAAATCAAGTTTATCAACCAATAAACAACCAAGTAGTGGTAGGGGGAGTGGACATATGA